A genomic window from Lycium barbarum isolate Lr01 chromosome 4, ASM1917538v2, whole genome shotgun sequence includes:
- the LOC132637354 gene encoding uncharacterized protein LOC132637354, with the protein MDRMWMYNRNNSGRVGVNDEFVEGVKGFITHAMSLDLFQSEGLIRCLCSICKCMRFNNPNTVMVHLCRKGFKDKYLVWTDHGEIDGVNGIYYNLVVGESSRSQENHHVQYDRVNDMVNDAFGVHSGFEPEQNYEQPPNEEAMRFYQELEEASHPLWVGCAHSKLSIAVRMINIKADWSVAEAAMDSMIKFVGELVSSEYDIPKNYYQAKRLVSKLGLSYDRIHCCSNGCILFYKEDADLNECKFCGHARFRWAPCGKMVPIKSMHYLPPRPRLKSEPRNIRLGLCADGFTPFFVSATPYSCWPVFLTPYNLPPEMCMTSPYIFLNTVISGPRNPKILIDVSLQPLIDELKQLWCEGVVTYDVSTKSIFILRASLMWIVNDFSAYGMLSGWMTAGKLACPHCMENSHFEQEKQQYLQPQPEGTPTELPDEIESGLPGEGFSRQGKGIDGVQYAAVAQKIE; encoded by the exons atggatcgtatgtggatgtataataggaATAATAGTGGTCGTGTTGGTGTgaatgatgaatttgttgaaggtgttaAAGGGTTTATtacacatgcaatgtcacttgaCCTTTTTCAAAGTGAGGGGTTAATTAGGTGTCTTTGTTCGATTTGCAAGTGTATGAGGTTTAACAATCCGAATACAGTTATGGTTCATTTATGTCGCAAAGGGTTTAAGGATAAATATTTAgtttggactgatcatggagagattgatggggtcaatggtatataTTATAATTTAGTTGTTGGTGAAAGTAGTAGATCGCAGGAAAACCAtcatgtccaatatgatagagtcAATGATATGGTCAATGATGCTTTTGGGGTACATTCTGGGTTTGAGCCTGAACAAAATTATGAGCAACCTCccaatgaagaagcaatgcgcttctatcaagaattagaagaggctagtcatCCACTTTGGGTAGGGTGTGCACATTCTAAGTTGTCCattgcagttagaatgattaataTCAAAGCAGATTGGAGtgttgctgaagctgctatggactcTATGATTAAGTttgtaggggaactagttagtTCGGAATACGACATACCTAAAAATTACTATCAGGCCAAGAGATTGGTTTCCAAGTTAGGATTGTCATATGACAGGATTCATTGTTGTTCAAATGGTTGTATATTGTTCTATAAGGAAGATGCtgatttaaatgaatgtaaaTTTTGTGGACATGCTCGGTTTAGGTGGGCTCCTTGTGGGAAGATGGTTCCAATTAAGTCGATGCATTATTTACCACCTAGacctaggttaaagag TGAACCAAGGAACATCCGTTTGGGTTTGTGTGCGGATGGTTTCACACCTTTCTTTGTCTCTGCTACACCCTATTCTTGCTGGCCTGTATTTCTTACTCCATATAATCTTCCGCCTGAGATGTGTATGACAAGTCCCTACATTTTCCTAAATACAGTTATCTCTGGTCCTCGTAATCCAaaaattttgattgatgtttctctacaacctttgattgatgagttaaaaCAGTTATGGTGCGAAGGTGTAGTGACATATGATGTATCAACTAAGTCAATTTTTATCTTGCGTGCTTCTTTAATGTGGATTGTTAACGATTTTTCTGCGTATGGGATGTTGTCTGGTTGGATGACTGCTGGAAAGCTAGCTTGTCCTCATTGCATGGAAAATA GTCATTTTGAACAAGAAAAGCAGCAGTACCTCCAACCTCAGCCTGAAGGCACTCCTACCGAGCTTCCAGATGAAATAGAG TCAGGACTGCCAGGTGAAGGGTTTTCTCGGCAGGGCAAAGGAATTGACGGTGTTCAATATGCAGCTGTGGCGCAGAAAATTGAATAA